From Megalobrama amblycephala isolate DHTTF-2021 linkage group LG8, ASM1881202v1, whole genome shotgun sequence, the proteins below share one genomic window:
- the gli1 gene encoding zinc finger protein GLI1 isoform X2 codes for MPVDMQPHQGLYHYDNTANQPSRGLAPSVRSPYSEVSSVCVARPSGQPPDSREMYNPSMTPGACMDPYMRPPHAPPPHGMMGHRGMPPPESVSGAPYCNQSMMSSHHNLSHHHQPGSEHMGSGDASCFSTPRSMLKLSKKRALSISPLSDASVDLQTVIRTSPNSLVAFVNSRCGQNAASSYGHLSVGTMSPSLGFSSSMNYPSRPQGNMYSSPSCHGPPPRLPPHNPRLHGPPKHTHLKTEPVLGSVMDSINIKSLEEHSEGDVASPSSTGTQDPLLGLLEGRDDLDKEEKPEPEAIYETNCHWESCSKEFDTQEQLVHHINNEHIHGEKKEFVCHWKDCSREQRPFKAQYMLVVHMRRHTGEKPHKCTFEGCNKAYSRLENLKTHLRSHTGEKPYVCEHEGCNKAFSNASDRAKHQNRTHSNEKPYVCKIPGCTKRYTDPSSLRKHVKTVHGPEAHITKKHRGDTGPRPPGLTPAGQSSELLIEKEERSREDCKLLAPETTLKSQPSPGGQSSCSSERSPLGSANNNDSGVEMNLNAAGSLEDLTTQEENGNTGVAESSGGVGSGGMCMSVQALKRLENLKIDKLKQIRRPTPPGRSGGNKLPALSGEMMGMCAPSPLLSNRRVMELSAPDLGGVSGMGMSCPPNDRRGSGTSSLSSAYTVSRRSSMVSPYLSSRRSSEVSQVGHCQSVMGTDVPGDPLSPQNSQRSGSCQNAGGLPGLPSLTPAQQYSLKAKYAAATGGPPPTPLPNMDQPGTPGRHVGFLRECHGQPLPPFLQQGGMRRHSANAEYGTGVIYPHQAPGNNTRRASDPVRSGADPQGLPKVQRFNSLSNVSLMSRRNALQQCGSDTALSRHMYSPRPPSITENVMMEAMAMEPHGNTEGREQGNLIHGGDRAYMGYQQTQHHPHNASQLSPGQEGLGCMDQVYQSQMQGPYQGQSEEICATGVMGQAEIANNLLQQAEYGMSTCQLSPSGPHYPSQGEGSGPWGQTNQLHSPQTGMQYQGAGMQGQHYLQQGIYDPASDPGHQRVTVKPEQFHPSMGGSSSCQNTKPLHQHRHNTNMQGYPPQSQGLMGRSSNASCDFHHGQMGTQAGHPQQSQAGSFPSSGGINLALAESRRSQTPMHQMKEMMVRNYVQSQQALLWEQQQEQRVVDGLSGKPDSIDMGGQTAMLQHSPQHQQANQNLYPGNTYQGFPNQNLMSPPQNRVPSSVKEHTAGMQGSCYGPDMVPRPPQGRKPLSRQNSLSQQAGGAYLGSPPHLSPVHSTASPRRGVRLPPVQQQQQQHSENFTNNNNPMYYTGQIHMHHDIEKTQDGPCLAQQHLTGIDPSTKSTSMAYSDPAPMSNALENLDLENAQIDFASIIDDPEPSSYSPINPPLGHHQCSSQTSSRLTTPQTSITLPSGLSNMAIGDMTSMLTSLAGENKYLNTLS; via the exons ATGCCAGTGGATATGCAGCCGCACCAGGGGCTGTACCACTACGACAACACCGCCAACCAGCCGAGCAGAGG actgGCTCCGTCAGTAAGATCCCCCTACAGCGAGGTGTCGTCTGTGTGTGTGGCGCGCCCTAGTGGTCAGCCACCGGATAGCAGAGAGATGTACAACCCCTCCATGACCCCTGGAGCCTGTATGGACCCCTACATGCGGCCGCCACATGCACCCCCACCGCACGGCATGATGGGACACCGTGGGATGCCGCCGCCTGAGA GTGTCAGTGGCGCCCCCTACTGTAACCAGAGCATGATGTCATCTCATCACAACCTGTCTCATCATCACCAGCCAGGATCCGAACACATGGGATCAGGAGACG CATCTTGTTTCTCGACCCCTCGCTCCATGCTGAAGTTGAGTAAGAAGCGTGCGCTGTCCATCTCGCCCCTGTCCGACGCCAGCGTGGACCTGCAGACCGTCATACGGACCTCGCCCAACTCGCTGGTGGCCTTTGTCAACTCTCGCTGTGGGCAGAATGCTGCCAGCTCATACGGGCATCTGTCTGTGGGCACCATGAG TCCGTCTTTGGGATTCTCCAGCTCCATGAACTACCCGTCCAGACCTCAGGGGAACATGTACAGCTCTCCATCATGCCACGGGCCTCCACCTCGCCTGCCTCCGCACAACCCCAGACTTCACGGCCCTCCGAAACACACACAT CTGAAGACAGAACCGGTTCTGGGAAGCGTGATGGACAGCATTAACATCAAGAGCCTGGAGGAGCATTCGGAGGGGGACGTGGCGAGTCCGTCCTCCACTGGAACCCAG GATCCTCTCCTGGGTCTATTAGAAGGTAGAGATGATCTGGATAAAGAGGAGAAACCTGAACCAGAGGCCATCTACGAGACCAACTGCCACTGGGAAAGCTGCAGCAAAGAGTTCGACACTCAGGAACAACTCGTGCAT CACATCAATAACGAGCACATCCACGGGGAGAAGAAGGAGTTCGTGTGTCACTGGAAGGACTGCTCTCGAGAGCAGAGGCCCTTCAAGGCGCAGTACATGCTGGTGGTCCACATGCGCAGACACACCGGCGAGAAACCTCACAAGTGCACT TTCGAAGGCTGTAATAAAGCGTACTCGCGTCTGGAGAATCTGAAGACTCATCTGCGCTCGCACACCGGCGAGAAACCGTACGTGTGTGAACACGAGGGCTGCAACAAGGCTTTCTCCAACGCGTCAGACCGAGCCAAGCACCAGAACAGAACACACTCCAATGAG AAACCATACGTTTGTAAGATTCCCGGCTGTACAAAGCGCTACACAGACCCGAGCTCTCTGAGGAAGCATGTGAAGACGGTACACGGACCTGAGGCTCACATCACTAAAAAGCACCGCGGAGACACCGGTCCACGTCCTCCAGGTCTGACCCCTGCAGGTCAAAGCTCTGAACTTCTGATAGAAAAAGAGGAGAGAAGCAGAGAGGACTGCAAATTACTCGCTCCGGAAACCACACTG AAATCTCAGCCAAGCCCTGGTGGCCAGTCGTCCTGTAGTAGCGAACGTTCTCCACTGGGGAGCGCCAACAACAACGACAGCGGTGTGGAGATGAACCTTAATGCAGCGGGCAGTCTCGAGGACCTGACCACACAAGAGGAGAACGGGAACACTGGTGTGGCCGAGTCCAGCGGTGGCGTGGGGTCGGGGGGAATGTGCATGTCCGTACAGGCCTTGAAGAGGTTGGAGAACCTGAAGATTGACAAACTGAAGCAAATTCGCCGACCAACGCCACCTGGGCGGAGCGGAGGAAACAAACTACCGGCTCTCTCAG GAGAGATGATGGGCATGTGTGCGCCCTCACCCTTGCTCTCCAACCGGCGGGTAATGGAGCTTTCTGCCCCTGATCTGGGCGGAGTTAGTGGAATGGGAATGTCCTGCCCACCTAACGATCGGCGCGGCAGCGGCACCAGCAGCCTCAGCTCTGCCTACACAGTGAGCCGCCGTTCCTCCATGGTCTCGCCCTACCTGTCAAGCCGCCGCTCCAGTGAAGTGTCCCAGGTGGGTCACTGCCAGTCTGTGATGGGGACCGATGTGCCCGGTGATCCACTGTCTCCTCAGAACAGCCAAAGAAGCGGATCGTGCCAGAACGCTGGCGGATTGCCAGGTCTTCCAAGTCTCACTCCTGCGCAGCAGTATAGTCTGAAGGCTAAATATGCAGCGGCAACAGGTGGCCCACCGCCCACCCCACTACCCAACATGGACCAACCTGGCACCCCTGGCAGACATGTGGGATTCTTGAGAGAATGCCATGGCCAGCCTCTTCCTCCATTTCTGCAGCAAGGTGGCATGAGGAGGCACAGTGCTAATGCCGAATACGGCACGGGAGTGATCTATCCGCATCAGGCACCCGGCAACAACACGAGACGTGCCAGCGATCCAGTGCGCTCAGGGGCTGACCCGCAGGGTTTACCCAAAGTGCAACGCTTTAATAGCCTGAGCAACGTGTCCCTCATGAGTCGCCGCAACGCGCTGCAGCAGTGCGGGTCTGACACCGCTCTCAGCAGGCACATGTACTCACCTCGTCCACCGAGCatcactgaaaatgtcatgaTGGAGGCCATGGCCATGGAACCTCACGGGAACACCGAAGGCAGAGAGCAGGGCAACTTGATCCATGGTGGAGACAGAGCTTACATGGGCTACCAGCAAACTCAGCACCACCCTCACAATGCCAGTCAACTGTCTCCTGGACAAGAAGGCTTGGGCTGCATGGATCAAGTCTACCAGTCTCAAATGCAAGGTCCGTACCAGGGCCAGAGTGAGGAGATCTGCGCAACCGGGGTGATGGGTCAGGCTGAAATTGCGAACAATCTTCTACAGCAAGCTGAGTATGGCATGAGCACCTGTCAACTCAGTCCATCCGGCCCACACTATCCTAGTCAAGGTGAAGGTTCAGGGCCCTGGGGACAGACCAACCAGCTCCACAGCCCTCAGACCGGCATGCAGTATCAGGGTGCAGGCATGCAAGGACAGCACTACCTTCAACAGGGCATATACGACCCTGCATCTGACCCTGGCCATCAAAGAGTTACTGTAAAACCTGAACAGTTCCATCCGTCCATGGGAGGATCCAGTTCCTGCCAGAACACCAAACCTCTACACCAGCATCGGCATAATACGAATATGCAGGGATATCCACCGCAAAGCCAAGGGCTCATGGGAAGGTCCTCCAATGCCAGCTGTGACTTCCATCATGGCCAGATGGGAACACAAGCCGGACATCCGCAGCAAAGCCAGGCGGGATCGTTCCCGAGCAGCGGAGGAATAAATCTTGCGTTGGCGGAGAGCCGCAGGTCGCAGACACCAATGCATCAAATGAAAGAGATGATGGTGAGGAACTACGTGCAGTCACAGCAGGCTCTCCTATGGGAACAGCAGCAGGAGCAGAGGGTAGTCGATGGTCTCTCCGGGAAGCCTGACAGCATAGACATGGGAGGACAAACGGCGATGCTGCAGCACAGCCCACAGCATCAACAAGCTAACCAGAACCTTTACCCCGGTAACACTTATCAAGGCTTCCCGAATCAGAACTTGATGAGCCCACCACAAAATCGAGTTCCCAGTTCTGTCAAGGAGCATACAGCCGGGATGCAGGGCTCCTGCTACGGGCCAGACATGGTGCCACGACCACCTCAGGGACGGAAGCCTCTGAGTCGCCAGAACAGCCTCTCCCAGCAGGCAGGTGGGGCTTATCTGGGCAGCCCACCTCACCTCAGCCCGGTCCACTCCACCGCCAGTCCCAGAAGAGGAGTGCGGCTCCCACCGgttcaacagcagcagcagcagcattcaGAAAACTTCACAAATAACAACAATCCCATGTATTACACAGGCCAGATACACATGCACCATGACATAGAGAAGACTCAGGATGGTCCATGTCTGGCCCAGCAACACCTGACAGGGATAGACCCTAGTACCAAATCCACATCGATGGCCTACTCGGACCCTGCACCCATGTCCAATGCCTTAGAAAACCTGGACTTGGAGAACGCTCAGATTGACTTTGCTTCCATCATCGATGACCCAGAGCCTTCATCTTACAGTCCAATAAACCCACCACTGGGACACCACCAGTGCTCCTCTCAGACCTCCTCCCGTCTCACCACACCCCAAACCTCCATCACCCTTCCAAGTGGCCTCTCTAATATGGCAATCGGGGACATGACCTCAATGTTGACGTCCCTAGCCGGGGAGAACAAGTACTTGAACACGTTATCTTAA
- the gli1 gene encoding zinc finger protein GLI1 isoform X1 translates to MPVDMQPHQGLYHYDNTANQPSRGLAPSVRSPYSEVSSVCVARPSGQPPDSREMYNPSMTPGACMDPYMRPPHAPPPHGMMGHRGMPPPESVSGAPYCNQSMMSSHHNLSHHHQPGSEHMGSGDASCFSTPRSMLKLSKKRALSISPLSDASVDLQTVIRTSPNSLVAFVNSRCGQNAASSYGHLSVGTMSPSLGFSSSMNYPSRPQGNMYSSPSCHGPPPRLPPHNPRLHGPPKHTHLKTEPVLGSVMDSINIKSLEEHSEGDVASPSSTGTQDPLLGLLEGRDDLDKEEKPEPEAIYETNCHWESCSKEFDTQEQLVHHINNEHIHGEKKEFVCHWKDCSREQRPFKAQYMLVVHMRRHTGEKPHKCTFEGCNKAYSRLENLKTHLRSHTGEKPYVCEHEGCNKAFSNASDRAKHQNRTHSNEKPYVCKIPGCTKRYTDPSSLRKHVKTVHGPEAHITKKHRGDTGPRPPGLTPAGQSSELLIEKEERSREDCKLLAPETTLKSQPSPGGQSSCSSERSPLGSANNNDSGVEMNLNAAGSLEDLTTQEENGNTGVAESSGGVGSGGMCMSVQALKRLENLKIDKLKQIRRPTPPGRSGGNKLPALSAGEMMGMCAPSPLLSNRRVMELSAPDLGGVSGMGMSCPPNDRRGSGTSSLSSAYTVSRRSSMVSPYLSSRRSSEVSQVGHCQSVMGTDVPGDPLSPQNSQRSGSCQNAGGLPGLPSLTPAQQYSLKAKYAAATGGPPPTPLPNMDQPGTPGRHVGFLRECHGQPLPPFLQQGGMRRHSANAEYGTGVIYPHQAPGNNTRRASDPVRSGADPQGLPKVQRFNSLSNVSLMSRRNALQQCGSDTALSRHMYSPRPPSITENVMMEAMAMEPHGNTEGREQGNLIHGGDRAYMGYQQTQHHPHNASQLSPGQEGLGCMDQVYQSQMQGPYQGQSEEICATGVMGQAEIANNLLQQAEYGMSTCQLSPSGPHYPSQGEGSGPWGQTNQLHSPQTGMQYQGAGMQGQHYLQQGIYDPASDPGHQRVTVKPEQFHPSMGGSSSCQNTKPLHQHRHNTNMQGYPPQSQGLMGRSSNASCDFHHGQMGTQAGHPQQSQAGSFPSSGGINLALAESRRSQTPMHQMKEMMVRNYVQSQQALLWEQQQEQRVVDGLSGKPDSIDMGGQTAMLQHSPQHQQANQNLYPGNTYQGFPNQNLMSPPQNRVPSSVKEHTAGMQGSCYGPDMVPRPPQGRKPLSRQNSLSQQAGGAYLGSPPHLSPVHSTASPRRGVRLPPVQQQQQQHSENFTNNNNPMYYTGQIHMHHDIEKTQDGPCLAQQHLTGIDPSTKSTSMAYSDPAPMSNALENLDLENAQIDFASIIDDPEPSSYSPINPPLGHHQCSSQTSSRLTTPQTSITLPSGLSNMAIGDMTSMLTSLAGENKYLNTLS, encoded by the exons ATGCCAGTGGATATGCAGCCGCACCAGGGGCTGTACCACTACGACAACACCGCCAACCAGCCGAGCAGAGG actgGCTCCGTCAGTAAGATCCCCCTACAGCGAGGTGTCGTCTGTGTGTGTGGCGCGCCCTAGTGGTCAGCCACCGGATAGCAGAGAGATGTACAACCCCTCCATGACCCCTGGAGCCTGTATGGACCCCTACATGCGGCCGCCACATGCACCCCCACCGCACGGCATGATGGGACACCGTGGGATGCCGCCGCCTGAGA GTGTCAGTGGCGCCCCCTACTGTAACCAGAGCATGATGTCATCTCATCACAACCTGTCTCATCATCACCAGCCAGGATCCGAACACATGGGATCAGGAGACG CATCTTGTTTCTCGACCCCTCGCTCCATGCTGAAGTTGAGTAAGAAGCGTGCGCTGTCCATCTCGCCCCTGTCCGACGCCAGCGTGGACCTGCAGACCGTCATACGGACCTCGCCCAACTCGCTGGTGGCCTTTGTCAACTCTCGCTGTGGGCAGAATGCTGCCAGCTCATACGGGCATCTGTCTGTGGGCACCATGAG TCCGTCTTTGGGATTCTCCAGCTCCATGAACTACCCGTCCAGACCTCAGGGGAACATGTACAGCTCTCCATCATGCCACGGGCCTCCACCTCGCCTGCCTCCGCACAACCCCAGACTTCACGGCCCTCCGAAACACACACAT CTGAAGACAGAACCGGTTCTGGGAAGCGTGATGGACAGCATTAACATCAAGAGCCTGGAGGAGCATTCGGAGGGGGACGTGGCGAGTCCGTCCTCCACTGGAACCCAG GATCCTCTCCTGGGTCTATTAGAAGGTAGAGATGATCTGGATAAAGAGGAGAAACCTGAACCAGAGGCCATCTACGAGACCAACTGCCACTGGGAAAGCTGCAGCAAAGAGTTCGACACTCAGGAACAACTCGTGCAT CACATCAATAACGAGCACATCCACGGGGAGAAGAAGGAGTTCGTGTGTCACTGGAAGGACTGCTCTCGAGAGCAGAGGCCCTTCAAGGCGCAGTACATGCTGGTGGTCCACATGCGCAGACACACCGGCGAGAAACCTCACAAGTGCACT TTCGAAGGCTGTAATAAAGCGTACTCGCGTCTGGAGAATCTGAAGACTCATCTGCGCTCGCACACCGGCGAGAAACCGTACGTGTGTGAACACGAGGGCTGCAACAAGGCTTTCTCCAACGCGTCAGACCGAGCCAAGCACCAGAACAGAACACACTCCAATGAG AAACCATACGTTTGTAAGATTCCCGGCTGTACAAAGCGCTACACAGACCCGAGCTCTCTGAGGAAGCATGTGAAGACGGTACACGGACCTGAGGCTCACATCACTAAAAAGCACCGCGGAGACACCGGTCCACGTCCTCCAGGTCTGACCCCTGCAGGTCAAAGCTCTGAACTTCTGATAGAAAAAGAGGAGAGAAGCAGAGAGGACTGCAAATTACTCGCTCCGGAAACCACACTG AAATCTCAGCCAAGCCCTGGTGGCCAGTCGTCCTGTAGTAGCGAACGTTCTCCACTGGGGAGCGCCAACAACAACGACAGCGGTGTGGAGATGAACCTTAATGCAGCGGGCAGTCTCGAGGACCTGACCACACAAGAGGAGAACGGGAACACTGGTGTGGCCGAGTCCAGCGGTGGCGTGGGGTCGGGGGGAATGTGCATGTCCGTACAGGCCTTGAAGAGGTTGGAGAACCTGAAGATTGACAAACTGAAGCAAATTCGCCGACCAACGCCACCTGGGCGGAGCGGAGGAAACAAACTACCGGCTCTCTCAG CAGGAGAGATGATGGGCATGTGTGCGCCCTCACCCTTGCTCTCCAACCGGCGGGTAATGGAGCTTTCTGCCCCTGATCTGGGCGGAGTTAGTGGAATGGGAATGTCCTGCCCACCTAACGATCGGCGCGGCAGCGGCACCAGCAGCCTCAGCTCTGCCTACACAGTGAGCCGCCGTTCCTCCATGGTCTCGCCCTACCTGTCAAGCCGCCGCTCCAGTGAAGTGTCCCAGGTGGGTCACTGCCAGTCTGTGATGGGGACCGATGTGCCCGGTGATCCACTGTCTCCTCAGAACAGCCAAAGAAGCGGATCGTGCCAGAACGCTGGCGGATTGCCAGGTCTTCCAAGTCTCACTCCTGCGCAGCAGTATAGTCTGAAGGCTAAATATGCAGCGGCAACAGGTGGCCCACCGCCCACCCCACTACCCAACATGGACCAACCTGGCACCCCTGGCAGACATGTGGGATTCTTGAGAGAATGCCATGGCCAGCCTCTTCCTCCATTTCTGCAGCAAGGTGGCATGAGGAGGCACAGTGCTAATGCCGAATACGGCACGGGAGTGATCTATCCGCATCAGGCACCCGGCAACAACACGAGACGTGCCAGCGATCCAGTGCGCTCAGGGGCTGACCCGCAGGGTTTACCCAAAGTGCAACGCTTTAATAGCCTGAGCAACGTGTCCCTCATGAGTCGCCGCAACGCGCTGCAGCAGTGCGGGTCTGACACCGCTCTCAGCAGGCACATGTACTCACCTCGTCCACCGAGCatcactgaaaatgtcatgaTGGAGGCCATGGCCATGGAACCTCACGGGAACACCGAAGGCAGAGAGCAGGGCAACTTGATCCATGGTGGAGACAGAGCTTACATGGGCTACCAGCAAACTCAGCACCACCCTCACAATGCCAGTCAACTGTCTCCTGGACAAGAAGGCTTGGGCTGCATGGATCAAGTCTACCAGTCTCAAATGCAAGGTCCGTACCAGGGCCAGAGTGAGGAGATCTGCGCAACCGGGGTGATGGGTCAGGCTGAAATTGCGAACAATCTTCTACAGCAAGCTGAGTATGGCATGAGCACCTGTCAACTCAGTCCATCCGGCCCACACTATCCTAGTCAAGGTGAAGGTTCAGGGCCCTGGGGACAGACCAACCAGCTCCACAGCCCTCAGACCGGCATGCAGTATCAGGGTGCAGGCATGCAAGGACAGCACTACCTTCAACAGGGCATATACGACCCTGCATCTGACCCTGGCCATCAAAGAGTTACTGTAAAACCTGAACAGTTCCATCCGTCCATGGGAGGATCCAGTTCCTGCCAGAACACCAAACCTCTACACCAGCATCGGCATAATACGAATATGCAGGGATATCCACCGCAAAGCCAAGGGCTCATGGGAAGGTCCTCCAATGCCAGCTGTGACTTCCATCATGGCCAGATGGGAACACAAGCCGGACATCCGCAGCAAAGCCAGGCGGGATCGTTCCCGAGCAGCGGAGGAATAAATCTTGCGTTGGCGGAGAGCCGCAGGTCGCAGACACCAATGCATCAAATGAAAGAGATGATGGTGAGGAACTACGTGCAGTCACAGCAGGCTCTCCTATGGGAACAGCAGCAGGAGCAGAGGGTAGTCGATGGTCTCTCCGGGAAGCCTGACAGCATAGACATGGGAGGACAAACGGCGATGCTGCAGCACAGCCCACAGCATCAACAAGCTAACCAGAACCTTTACCCCGGTAACACTTATCAAGGCTTCCCGAATCAGAACTTGATGAGCCCACCACAAAATCGAGTTCCCAGTTCTGTCAAGGAGCATACAGCCGGGATGCAGGGCTCCTGCTACGGGCCAGACATGGTGCCACGACCACCTCAGGGACGGAAGCCTCTGAGTCGCCAGAACAGCCTCTCCCAGCAGGCAGGTGGGGCTTATCTGGGCAGCCCACCTCACCTCAGCCCGGTCCACTCCACCGCCAGTCCCAGAAGAGGAGTGCGGCTCCCACCGgttcaacagcagcagcagcagcattcaGAAAACTTCACAAATAACAACAATCCCATGTATTACACAGGCCAGATACACATGCACCATGACATAGAGAAGACTCAGGATGGTCCATGTCTGGCCCAGCAACACCTGACAGGGATAGACCCTAGTACCAAATCCACATCGATGGCCTACTCGGACCCTGCACCCATGTCCAATGCCTTAGAAAACCTGGACTTGGAGAACGCTCAGATTGACTTTGCTTCCATCATCGATGACCCAGAGCCTTCATCTTACAGTCCAATAAACCCACCACTGGGACACCACCAGTGCTCCTCTCAGACCTCCTCCCGTCTCACCACACCCCAAACCTCCATCACCCTTCCAAGTGGCCTCTCTAATATGGCAATCGGGGACATGACCTCAATGTTGACGTCCCTAGCCGGGGAGAACAAGTACTTGAACACGTTATCTTAA